Proteins found in one Coleofasciculus sp. FACHB-1120 genomic segment:
- the folD gene encoding bifunctional methylenetetrahydrofolate dehydrogenase/methenyltetrahydrofolate cyclohydrolase FolD translates to MDESIAQLLDGKALAERIYGQLQEQIQQIQATAGRPPGLAVLMVGDNPASAAYVRNKERACAKVGIASYGKHFPTETTASELEQVIETLNQDERVDGILVQLPLPNHLDAVSLLHQIDPDKDADGLHPLNLGRLVRSEAGLRSCTPAGVMRLLQEYQIDVKGKQAVVVGRSILVGKPLALMLLDADATVTIAHSRSHDLPTITRNADILLAAVGRPALITAEMVKPGAVVIDVGINRVTDDAGKSRLVGDVHFDSVQKVAKFITPVPGGVGAMTVAMLLQNTVWSYSQRYL, encoded by the coding sequence ATGGACGAATCAATCGCCCAACTGTTAGACGGTAAAGCGCTAGCTGAACGAATTTACGGACAGCTACAAGAGCAAATTCAGCAAATACAAGCCACTGCGGGACGCCCTCCGGGACTAGCCGTGCTGATGGTTGGCGATAATCCAGCCAGCGCTGCTTACGTGCGGAATAAAGAACGCGCCTGTGCCAAAGTCGGGATTGCCTCCTATGGGAAGCATTTCCCCACGGAAACGACCGCTTCAGAACTAGAGCAAGTCATTGAAACCCTGAATCAAGATGAGCGGGTTGATGGAATTCTCGTTCAGCTGCCCCTACCCAACCACCTAGACGCTGTTTCCCTGCTGCATCAAATCGATCCAGATAAAGACGCTGATGGACTGCATCCCCTGAACTTGGGGCGGCTGGTGCGCTCTGAAGCTGGTTTACGCAGCTGCACGCCAGCCGGAGTCATGCGCCTGTTGCAGGAATACCAGATTGATGTGAAGGGGAAACAGGCAGTGGTGGTAGGGCGCAGTATCCTAGTGGGCAAGCCGTTGGCTTTGATGCTCTTAGACGCAGACGCCACCGTTACCATCGCCCATTCGCGATCGCACGATCTCCCAACCATTACCCGCAACGCTGATATTCTGCTGGCAGCCGTGGGGCGTCCAGCGCTGATTACCGCCGAGATGGTCAAACCTGGTGCTGTCGTCATCGATGTCGGCATTAATCGCGTCACCGACGACGCGGGTAAATCCCGATTGGTGGGAGATGTCCACTTTGATTCCGTCCAAAAGGTCGCGAAGTTTATCACCCCAGTTCCCGGCGGGGTTGGCGCGATGACCGTTGCGATGCTGCTGCAAAATACAGTTTGGAGCTACAGCCAGCGCTATCTCTAG
- the crtE gene encoding geranylgeranyl diphosphate synthase CrtE: protein MLATDDLHAPKGESATFDLSTYLTQQQALVEAALDSSLPVTYPEKIYEAMRYSLLAGGKRLRPILCLASCELAGGTVEMAMPTACALEMVHTMSLIHDDLPAMDNDDYRRGKLTNHKVYGEDIAILAGDGLLTYAFEFIASNTQNVSAARVLQVIAQLAKAVGAAGLVGGQVVDLESEGKPDIQEETLNFIHTHKTGALLEACVVCGAILAGAESETLQRMSRYAQNIGLAFQIVDDILDITATQEELGKTAGKDIQAQKATYPRLWGLEESKVKAQQLIDAAKGELATFGEKANPLIAIADFITTRTH from the coding sequence ATGTTAGCGACAGATGACCTTCATGCTCCCAAAGGTGAATCAGCCACCTTTGACCTTTCAACCTACCTGACTCAACAACAGGCTCTGGTAGAAGCAGCTCTGGATAGTTCCCTCCCAGTCACCTATCCAGAAAAGATTTATGAGGCGATGCGCTACTCGCTTTTAGCTGGAGGCAAGCGCCTGCGTCCCATTCTTTGCCTTGCCAGCTGCGAACTGGCTGGAGGCACCGTAGAAATGGCGATGCCAACTGCTTGCGCCCTGGAGATGGTTCATACCATGTCCTTGATTCACGATGACTTACCGGCGATGGATAACGACGACTACCGGCGGGGCAAATTGACCAACCATAAGGTTTATGGTGAAGATATTGCCATTCTGGCGGGGGATGGTCTATTGACATACGCCTTTGAGTTCATTGCCTCAAATACCCAGAATGTATCAGCAGCAAGAGTATTGCAGGTGATTGCTCAGTTAGCCAAAGCAGTTGGTGCTGCGGGATTAGTGGGCGGTCAAGTCGTTGACTTGGAATCTGAAGGAAAGCCGGATATTCAGGAAGAAACGCTCAATTTCATTCATACCCACAAAACAGGTGCGCTCTTAGAAGCTTGTGTAGTCTGCGGCGCGATTTTAGCGGGAGCTGAATCGGAAACCTTGCAACGGATGTCTCGCTATGCCCAAAATATTGGCTTGGCGTTTCAGATTGTGGATGACATTTTGGATATCACGGCGACTCAGGAGGAGTTGGGGAAAACTGCTGGGAAAGACATCCAAGCCCAAAAGGCAACTTACCCGCGACTTTGGGGACTTGAGGAATCAAAAGTTAAGGCTCAGCAACTGATTGACGCTGCCAAAGGAGAATTGGCAACCTTTGGAGAAAAAGCTAATCCTCTGATTGCGATCGCAGATTTCATTACTACTCGCACTCACTAG